The following is a genomic window from Streptomyces lincolnensis.
CCGCGCATGCCTGGGTGGGGCTGGGGCGGATCGTATATGTGGCGTCGTCCGAGCAGCTGTCCGCCTGGCTCGCCGAGTTGGGCGTCCCGGCCCCGCCGGTGCGGACATTGGCGGTGCATGAGGTGGCGCCCGGTGTGGTGGTCGAGGGTCCGGTGCCCGAACTGGCCGAGGAAGTGCACGCGTTGCACCGCCGGTTCCACCACGCCGAGGACTGATCCTGCCCCGTCTCAGCCGAAGCGGTCGAGCAACGCGTCCAGTCCCGCGGCGAGTTCGGCCGGGCCGCCCCGGTCGGCCATGGCGAGTGCGGTCGCCCGCAGCCGGGGCAGTTCCTGCGCGGAGATCCGGTGCAGTCCGATCCGGAAGGCCGGGTCCGGCTCCTCGGGGTCGTCGTCCATGGCGCGCAGGTCGACGAGGAGGTGGCCGAGCAGCCAGGCGGTGAACGCCCGGTGCACCGCGACGGTCTGACGGTCGCTCATCCCCGCCGAGGCCAACAGGGCGAGGATCCGTTCGTCGCCGCGCAGCACGGCTGCCGGGCGGCGGGCCATCGGTGTGGAGAGCAGCCGGGTGGCGAGCAGCGGCACCACGTTCGGGTGCCGGAGGGCCACGCCGTGCGCCGACAGCGCGATGCGGTGCAGGTCGTCGCGCCATCCGCCCGGGGGCGCCTCCCCCGGAACCGGGTCCGGAACCGGGTCCGGAGCCGGAACCGGGTCCGGAGCCGGAACCGGCGCGTCGGCGGGCCCGTCCCGCGGGCCGCCCTCCCGCTCCGGGTCCCGTAGATCCTTCTCCGGGGCCCCTAGATCCTTCTCCAGGTCCCGCAGATCCTTCTCCAATTCCAGGAAGAACGCCTCCACCAGCCCGTCCAGGAGCGCGTCCTTCCCGGAGGCGTAGCGGTACAGGGCCATCGCCTCGACGCCGAGTTCCGCGCCCAGCCGGCGCATGCTCAGCCCGGACAGCCCGTCCCGGTCGACCACCTCCAGCGCGCAGACCAGGACCTTCTCCCGGCTCAGCTTCCCGTACCGGCCGCGGTCGCCTGCGCGGCGGCCCGGGGAGCTCTCTGTTCCCGCTGGTTCCTCAGGCATCTCTGCTCCCTTGACGTACACGAATAATAGGCGCAAAGTCGTACATATACGTCGTAAACATACGGCGTCCGTGTACAGCGTCCCGCGCTGCACCGCACGGTGGGAGCGTCGCCCATGACGCACAGCGAGTCGGTCCGCACTCCGGCGGACCTGGACCAGATGGAGCGCCACCTGGCGGCCCTCTCGAACGGCAAGGTCGTCCGGGTGACCGCGGCCGGTCCCCTGTTCGGGCCGCCGCCCCGGAAGAAGGTGCTGCGGCCGACCACGTTCGTGCCGGCCCTGCCGCGCCGCCACCGGTTCCTGCTCGCGCTGATCGCCGTCGGGTGGGCGACGAGCTTCGTGTGGTTCTGGTCGTGGTGGCTCCAGCCGCAGCACCGGGCGGGGTGGGCGGGACTGATCGTCAACAGTGTGATCCTGCTGTACCTGACCGCCGTACCGGCGTACTTCTTCCTTCCCGCCCTGAGGGTGCGCCGGGTCGATCCGACCCTGGCGGTCCCCGTGCTGTCGGTCGCCTTCGTCGTGACCCGCGCACCCCTGGAGCCCTGGGCGACCGCCCGGCGCACCCTGGAGGCGATGCTCCGCCAGGACTTCCCGTACGCCTACGACGTCTGGCTGTGCGAGGAGGTCCCCAGCGAGGAGACCGCCCACTGGTGCCGCACGCACCGCGTCCGGATGTCCTCGCGGCAGGGAGTCCTCGACTACCACCGGCCCGCCTGGCCGCGCCGTACCCGGTGCAAGGAGGGCAACCTCGCCTACTTCTACGACCACTGGGGCTACGAGCGCTACGACGTCGTGGCGCAGCTGGACGTGGACCACGTGCCGGCCGCCGGCTATCTCGCGGAGATGGTGCGTCCGTTCTCCGACCCCGCCATCGGCTATGTCGCCGCGCCCAGTGTGTGCGACGCCAACGCCGCCTCCTCGTGGGCGGCCCGCGGGCGGCTGCACCGCGAGGCGACGTCGCACGGCCCGCTCCAGCTCGGCCACTGCGAGGGGCTGGCGCCCATGTGCATCGGCTCCCACTACGCCGTGCGCACCCGCGCGCTGCGCGACATCGGAGGTCTGGGACCGGAGCTGGCGGAGGACTTCTCCACCACGTATCTCCTCAACTCGGCGGGCTGGCACGGGGCGTTCGCCATCGACGCGGAGGCGCACGGCGACGGGCCGCTGTCCTTCGCCGACATGATCACTCAGGAGTACCAGTGGTCGCGCAGTCTGACGACCATGCTCCTGGGCCTGCTGCCACGGCATCTGGGACGACTGCCCCGCTTGCTGCGGCTGCGGTTCACCTACGCGCTGGCGTACTACCCGCTTCTCGGTCTGACCGTCTCCGCGGGGCTGCTGCTGCCGCCGATCGCGGTCTTGACCGGCCTGCCCTGGATGAACGTCAACTACTTCGACTTCCTGGCTCACTTCTGGGCCATGCCCGTCTGGCTGCTGCTGACGATGTACCTGCTGCGCCGGCGTGGGCTGCTGCGCCCGCCCGCGGCTCCGCTGCTCAGCTGGGAGGGCTGGCTGTTCTCCCTGACCCGGTGGCCGTTCGTCCTGCGCGGACTGATCGACGCGGTCCGCGGGCGGCTGCGGCCCAGGCCCCTGACCTTCAAGGTCACTCCCAAGGGGACGGAGGGGCCGCGGCCGCTGCTCGCACGGCTGATCCTCCCGTTCGCGGCGATCGCCGCGGCCCTCTCCGGTGTCGCCCTCTACGGCGAACTGGCCACCCCCTCGGCCGGATACGTCTTCCTGTGCCTGACCGCCGCCACCAGTTTCGCCGTGGTCGCCGTCACCGTGCCCGTGCTCCACCTGCGCGAAGCGGCGCGCACCGCGCACCTGCCGGTCACCAAGGTGCTGGGCACCGCCGGGCTCCCCCTCGCCCTCGGCCTGCTCTCGGCACTGCCCGTCGGTGTGGCCCTCGTGTTCTTCCCGGCGTACGCCGCCGCCGTCCTGGGCTGGTGAGCACCATGGACACCGGGTCGTCGTACCCCAGGCCACCCTCCACGGTCCTCGTGACCGGCGGGGCGGGCTTCATCGGCAGCCACGCGTGCGTGGAACTCCTCGACCACGGCTA
Proteins encoded in this region:
- a CDS encoding TetR/AcrR family transcriptional regulator; translated protein: MPEEPAGTESSPGRRAGDRGRYGKLSREKVLVCALEVVDRDGLSGLSMRRLGAELGVEAMALYRYASGKDALLDGLVEAFFLELEKDLRDLEKDLGAPEKDLRDPEREGGPRDGPADAPVPAPDPVPAPDPVPDPVPGEAPPGGWRDDLHRIALSAHGVALRHPNVVPLLATRLLSTPMARRPAAVLRGDERILALLASAGMSDRQTVAVHRAFTAWLLGHLLVDLRAMDDDPEEPDPAFRIGLHRISAQELPRLRATALAMADRGGPAELAAGLDALLDRFG
- a CDS encoding glycosyltransferase family 2 protein; translated protein: MTHSESVRTPADLDQMERHLAALSNGKVVRVTAAGPLFGPPPRKKVLRPTTFVPALPRRHRFLLALIAVGWATSFVWFWSWWLQPQHRAGWAGLIVNSVILLYLTAVPAYFFLPALRVRRVDPTLAVPVLSVAFVVTRAPLEPWATARRTLEAMLRQDFPYAYDVWLCEEVPSEETAHWCRTHRVRMSSRQGVLDYHRPAWPRRTRCKEGNLAYFYDHWGYERYDVVAQLDVDHVPAAGYLAEMVRPFSDPAIGYVAAPSVCDANAASSWAARGRLHREATSHGPLQLGHCEGLAPMCIGSHYAVRTRALRDIGGLGPELAEDFSTTYLLNSAGWHGAFAIDAEAHGDGPLSFADMITQEYQWSRSLTTMLLGLLPRHLGRLPRLLRLRFTYALAYYPLLGLTVSAGLLLPPIAVLTGLPWMNVNYFDFLAHFWAMPVWLLLTMYLLRRRGLLRPPAAPLLSWEGWLFSLTRWPFVLRGLIDAVRGRLRPRPLTFKVTPKGTEGPRPLLARLILPFAAIAAALSGVALYGELATPSAGYVFLCLTAATSFAVVAVTVPVLHLREAARTAHLPVTKVLGTAGLPLALGLLSALPVGVALVFFPAYAAAVLGW